aatgtttttgtcAGATAATTTAACTAACACCACTACAGGTTAAACATAAAAACgaaagtttttaacaaaatgaacAAAACTGAAaggaaaagtaaacaaaaatataaataaaaaaaatattaaatttctaatAGTATTTTACTTatgaatttattaaacattttaaggcCCTTAGACATTTTACGGTGGTTTATCTCAGTTTGTTAACTTTAACAGTGTTGAAAATGTATAGCATATTTTAGGCTGTACATTTTAAGGCCCTCAGTCATTTTACAGTGGTTCTCATCTCTGTTTATTAACTTTAGCATAGAGTGCTCAAAATGTATTGCATATTTTAAGCTGTTATTTAAttcacatgtatgtatgttcgtAAGTGTGGGTGGGTGTTGTGAgagtgttttattttaaaactggaTCTCTGTTTGGCTGTAAATATGTTTgtagcagtagtagtaattTAGTTAGTTGCAAAATTTTGTGgtttatattgttgttgctaCTTTTACTTGGTTTTGTTgtgatttgtttatatttaaagttgttgttaaatattatacaaacaCTTTTTGACTTGCTCACGTACTTTATTGTGGTTTATTTGTGAtagttttttgtgttaaattgttatttatttttatgtattttttttttttgaaaaccttaaaattaatttagtaaaacaacttaatgttttgaatgattttttataaacgTTGTATAAACGAAATAAATCTTTACAATACCTTTAATACCCAATGGATCCATATGATTTTCCAAAAACCAGTTCAAATTGTAAAATCTGTTATAATAAACGGTGAGGAATTAATATTGAGGAGATAATAACTTAGTTAGTTTTGGATTATTTACAAATAGGGAACTCAATTCCCTTTCcagttttattgaaaacttaTGAATATATTGATTAAATTGCTACGAAATATAAGTGCTTGTCAATAACATACATCTTATATTTATtgcacttttaaaatatttttttaaattttaaataagctatagtttaattaaattaaaatcatttacTTCACTATCACTagcaattccaaaaaatattatgtAATATGAAATCATAAAACCTACAAAATATTCTATCATATAAAGGTACttattacactagtttacaaggtttttatgcagaaaaagaaaatatgtatttaaataactgCCGTACTTAGCCTTTCTCAAAAacatgtgtttcattcaaaaaacaaaaaaaaatatttttttttgtaaacttgtGTTATTAtcacagaaatataaatatatgcaGATTTACATTACCAAACAAacgattttatttatgaaaacttaaatgcacaaaaacaactgtaaaatttaccaaACCATAAATGTAAATATACTGTAAAGGATTGTGTAACTTTTATAATCGATATTAGTTGTTGATATTGTTGCTGTttgctgtagttgttgttgttgtgatttaattgttgtttttgttgctgtcaTTGTAAATGACTAGAGCGCGTAACATGATATTCAAAAATGATATGCctatttaatattgtaaatattggcTACTTAAAAAGCAGTgtcaaaatgttgtttatataatttcaatttcatgaATTATAAAAGTTTGAGTTTatgtacattcatacatatatatgtatgtatgttatattATACGTTTACAGAACATtgtgttttattaatttgtaaataGTTTGTCTATTTATTGCTTTTATAGTTGTCAGTTACTATTGGTTTTTATTCTctttaaacatgtttatttaaagttatttgCTGTCATAGTATATAACTTTAAACTAGCAAGagtattaaataaaagtaaCGGTATGTAACACTAACTAGCAAATagtatgatttaatttaaaatattgttcttAATACAGCAATTTAAATCTTGTCTATGcaagttattttaattatactacaCATAACCATAacattaatttgaataaaaaccaGTGCCTACATTTAGGCCTTTATAATATTCTTttgttagcaaaaaaaaaaaatgtagcgcTTAAAATCTCTTTGGTTgccgtttttattatttttattatatgtacttattttcattttcatttatatgcatatgttttttgtttaataattttttattattcctGCTTTATAATTGTGAGCTGTTAATTAATTGTATGCTGTTTTCAcagtttataatataatttttaattagttttgacACATgtgttggtttttatttttattttaatttttatctcttACTCCTTTATGAtttgttgatttaattttaatttgtttgcatttattttgccataaataatatttattaataatttatatttcatttaattttttttagctgttGCCCAGGACTCATTTAAATGTCCCGATGATTTTGGTTTCTATCCCCATGACATATCCTGTGATAAATATTGGAAATGTGACAACAATGTTGCTGAATTGAAGACCTGCGGTAATGGTTTGGCTTTCGATTCCTCTGATCCAAAATACTTAACTGAAAACTGTGACTACTTGCACAATGTTGATTGTGGCGAGCGTACACAATTGGGTAAGTTgttaaattctacaaaaaaactCATTGAAAACTTAAGGGAACTTTTAAGACTGCTCAAGTTTATCTAGActgaattaaaaatacataaagatTCTTTGAAACAATGTAAAAGTACGTCATCtgtatttttgatttgaaattatggAATGATTTACAGAAACAGTATAAAAGTTCGTGAAGTGTTGAATTAATACACTAATATGAAAgcgaagaaatttttaattttaaatgaattttcttaCAGAACCACCAATTTCTACACCCCATTGTTCCCGTTTATATGGTATTTTCCCCGATGAGAACAAATGTGATGTCTTCTGGAACTGTTGGAACGGTGAACCCTCTAGATATCAATGCTCTCCCGGTTTAGCTTACGATCGCGATGCCCGTGTCTGTATGTGGGCCGATCAAGTTCCCGAATGTAGAAACGAAGGTAATttcagaaatgaaaaatattactttaaaaacTTTCAATTAAATATCATACTTTTAATGTTACAGAAGTTGCCAATGGTTTCGCTTGTCCCGCTGCCGGTGAATTGGCCAATGCTGGTTCTTTCTCCAGACATGCCCATCCCGAAGATTGCCGTAAATACTACATTTGCTTGGAAGGTGTTGCCCGTGAATATGGTTGCCCCATTGGTACTGTATTCAAGATTGGTGATGGTGATGGTACTGGTAACTGTGAAGATCCCGAAGATGTTCCCGGCTGGTAAGTGATACATtcctttttttgtaatataCTTATTAAGGTGTTGGTAGCTTTAAAGCCTCTACAGCAAATTTATGATTTGAGCATATAGCAATATATTGTTCTagcaatttgtattttatattcgttttctgtaaaaaaaatatcagctgcttgtttctttattattttcaaactgCTTGTGAAATTGAATACCTAAACCCACAATTTTTTGCCTTTTTATGTTAAGAAATCACCTTtgaactaaaaaatataaaaaaaaccattaaaaagaATAGAATTATCAACCTTACATATCCTAAACCGCTCACATAAAAAAAATCCCTTTACATTACAGTGAAGACTACTACGGCGATTTGGATTTGAAGAGCATCCGTAAAAGTGAACTTTTAGCTGGTCTGAATAGTGAAGGTCGCAACAAGAACAAAGCCAAAGCTGCCCCCTCCTCCTCATAAACTCATTCATTATAACTCTACCActacataaacaaacaaatacaaaccaATACACCAAcacaacatacaaacaaacaaacatccaCACAACACTCTCTCAATTTACACGTACCACCAACCAACACACTCTCaatacaaatttacaaatttacgtgtattttaaagtaaccaacaagtttttttatacacttttatactaaaacaagaacaaaaacaacaaaacaactacaacaaaaataCTATCCTTATAAAATACTcctgtaaaaatattgaaatttttcaaaaaattttaaaaaaaattgtttgtgtacGTTTTtctgaaagaagaaaaaattattttatttaaaagaaaaaaagaaaaaaatttataacttttgttttgtatttctctgTATGAGCtttatttggtttaatttatataactttttgttttgtttttaatgtttcaaaattctatattattttgtttgtttgtttttgtttgtctttatttagaaaaagaaaaaagttaagCCATcagagaaaaaactaaaaaaataacttaata
The nucleotide sequence above comes from Calliphora vicina chromosome 1, idCalVici1.1, whole genome shotgun sequence. Encoded proteins:
- the Gasp gene encoding protein obstructor-E isoform X2 is translated as MKKFMIVFVALFGAAVAQDSFKCPDDFGFYPHDISCDKYWKCDNNVAELKTCGNGLAFDSSDPKYLTENCDYLHNVDCGERTQLEPPISTPHCSRLYGIFPDENKCDVFWNCWNGEPSRYQCSPGLAYDRDARVCMWADQVPECRNEEVANGFACPAAGELANAGSFSRHAHPEDCRKYYICLEGVAREYGCPIGTVFKIGDGDGTGNCEDPEDVPGCEDYYGDVDLKALKKLGY
- the Gasp gene encoding protein obstructor-E isoform X1, which translates into the protein MKKFMIVFVALFGAAVAQDSFKCPDDFGFYPHDISCDKYWKCDNNVAELKTCGNGLAFDSSDPKYLTENCDYLHNVDCGERTQLEPPISTPHCSRLYGIFPDENKCDVFWNCWNGEPSRYQCSPGLAYDRDARVCMWADQVPECRNEEVANGFACPAAGELANAGSFSRHAHPEDCRKYYICLEGVAREYGCPIGTVFKIGDGDGTGNCEDPEDVPGCEDYYGDLDLKSIRKSELLAGLNSEGRNKNKAKAAPSSS